The Lentzea guizhouensis genome contains a region encoding:
- a CDS encoding FAD-dependent monooxygenase, with protein sequence MNGTNSGENSLLDTEVVIVGGGPAGMATALELRSRGVDFVLVEAGDGSVSHPKVSSIGPRSMEFFRRWGVADAVRHSGWPEDHPLDCVWTTRIGGHELFRLPRHTMATRPDFRHTPEPDAICPQHWLGPLLRAEVGVHPDGPVRMTTRLESFTQSGTGVSAVLSDGVAVRAQYLIACDGASSPIRKQLGIAAPAVHDTLVFRNILFRAPELRAQLGSRVANFFYLMISSALRFPVRALDGRELYRMTVGLQGSPESLQDAETLVRKAIAFDTPVEVLSDNEWHLVHRVAESFRSGRVFLVGDSAHTLSPSGGFGMNTGICGAADLGWKLAAELRGWAGPGLLDSYTTERQPVAFEGLEEANRNLERAMRREVPPFLNDDTPQGAAMRAKISEGLQRGGVAREFDAPEIHLGFTYAGSPLVVDDPTATNLEDRRPNTRPGSRAPHAWVKDSVSTLDLFGDGFVLVHFEPSALLDSFTAAFESRGIPFRAVVLDSPEIAAAYERPFVLVRPDGHVAWRGTELPADAGSLADVVRGGAR encoded by the coding sequence GTGAACGGCACGAACTCAGGGGAGAACTCCTTGCTCGACACCGAAGTGGTCATCGTCGGCGGCGGACCGGCCGGCATGGCCACCGCACTGGAACTGCGTTCGCGCGGCGTGGACTTCGTCCTCGTCGAGGCCGGTGACGGCAGCGTCAGCCACCCGAAGGTCTCCAGCATCGGCCCGCGCTCGATGGAGTTCTTCCGCCGCTGGGGCGTCGCGGACGCCGTCCGCCACTCCGGCTGGCCGGAGGACCACCCGCTGGACTGCGTGTGGACCACCAGGATCGGCGGTCACGAGCTGTTCCGGTTGCCCCGCCACACGATGGCCACCCGTCCCGACTTCCGGCACACCCCGGAACCGGACGCGATCTGCCCGCAGCACTGGCTCGGTCCCCTGCTGCGGGCCGAGGTGGGCGTGCACCCGGACGGCCCGGTGCGGATGACCACGCGCCTGGAGTCGTTCACGCAGTCCGGCACCGGTGTTTCCGCGGTGCTGAGCGACGGTGTGGCCGTGCGGGCCCAGTACCTGATCGCGTGTGACGGCGCGAGCTCGCCGATCCGCAAACAGCTCGGCATCGCCGCCCCGGCCGTGCACGACACGCTCGTGTTCCGCAACATCCTGTTCCGGGCACCGGAACTGCGCGCGCAGCTCGGCTCACGGGTCGCGAACTTCTTCTACCTCATGATCTCCTCGGCGCTGCGGTTCCCGGTCCGTGCTCTCGACGGCCGAGAGCTCTACCGCATGACCGTCGGCCTGCAGGGCTCGCCGGAGTCGTTGCAGGACGCCGAAACGCTGGTGCGCAAGGCGATCGCCTTCGACACCCCGGTGGAGGTGCTGTCCGACAACGAATGGCACCTCGTCCACCGGGTCGCCGAGTCCTTCCGCTCCGGTCGCGTGTTCCTCGTCGGCGACTCGGCCCACACGTTGTCGCCTTCGGGCGGTTTCGGCATGAACACGGGCATCTGCGGGGCCGCCGACCTCGGCTGGAAGCTGGCCGCCGAGCTGCGCGGCTGGGCGGGCCCTGGCTTGCTCGACAGCTACACGACCGAGCGCCAGCCGGTGGCGTTCGAGGGCTTGGAAGAGGCCAACCGCAACCTGGAACGGGCGATGCGCCGCGAGGTTCCGCCGTTCCTGAACGACGACACCCCGCAGGGTGCGGCGATGCGGGCGAAGATCAGCGAGGGCCTGCAGCGCGGTGGCGTGGCCCGCGAGTTCGACGCGCCGGAGATCCACCTGGGCTTCACCTACGCCGGTTCGCCGCTCGTCGTCGACGACCCGACCGCGACGAACCTGGAGGACCGCAGGCCGAACACCCGGCCTGGTTCCCGTGCACCGCACGCGTGGGTGAAGGACTCGGTGTCCACACTGGACCTGTTCGGCGACGGTTTCGTGCTCGTGCACTTCGAACCGTCCGCGCTCCTGGACTCGTTCACAGCGGCGTTCGAGTCACGCGGGATCCCGTTCCGCGCGGTCGTGCTGGACTCGCCGGAGATCGCGGCCGCCTACGAACGCCCGTTCGTCCTCGTCCGCCCCGACGGCCACGTGGCCTGGCGCGGCACCGAACTGCCCGCGGACGCGGGTTCGCTGGCCGACGTCGTGCGCGGTGGTGCCCGGTGA
- a CDS encoding cytochrome P450, producing the protein MKPFSLRDWSDEDLRNPFPVFARYLAAGPVHFADGTCYVFGHDAAVEVLTSPAFGRRSPSGGGSPVSMPSALRTLVENWLVFLDPPRHTELRSVLNREFSPSVVTNLRPRIAAIAAELLADLPATFDLVERFAAPLPILVISELLGVPRADWEWLREMAVDLQQASSVRAAANPDAHAVADRAARELTSYFLALAEKRGAEPGDDLVSLMVSAQTRGEPLTSDEIVGTCVHLMTAGHETTTNVLSKSVLALSSRPAALAELRCGVTAAAVEELVRFDPPVQAVGRWAHEDAVVAGFPLPAGTKVMVLLGAANRDPARFPTGGRNTGFGLGIHYCLGATLARAELEIGLGLLLPALGEFTVDSVKFPHDIVFHGPHSVVVTRAN; encoded by the coding sequence GTGAAGCCGTTCTCCTTGCGCGACTGGTCCGACGAGGACCTGCGCAACCCGTTCCCGGTCTTCGCCCGCTACCTGGCGGCCGGACCCGTGCACTTCGCCGACGGCACCTGCTACGTCTTCGGCCACGACGCCGCCGTCGAGGTCCTGACCTCCCCCGCGTTCGGCCGCCGCTCCCCCTCCGGCGGCGGCAGCCCGGTGTCCATGCCCTCCGCCCTGCGCACCCTCGTCGAGAACTGGCTCGTCTTCCTCGACCCGCCCAGGCACACCGAGCTGCGGTCGGTGCTGAACAGGGAGTTCTCGCCGTCCGTGGTGACGAACCTCCGGCCCCGGATCGCCGCCATCGCCGCGGAACTGCTCGCCGACCTGCCTGCGACGTTCGACCTGGTGGAACGCTTCGCCGCTCCCCTGCCGATCCTCGTGATCTCCGAACTGCTCGGCGTGCCGCGCGCGGACTGGGAGTGGCTGCGCGAGATGGCCGTCGACCTCCAGCAGGCCAGCAGCGTCCGGGCAGCCGCGAACCCGGACGCGCACGCCGTCGCCGACCGGGCCGCGCGCGAGCTCACCTCCTACTTCCTCGCTCTGGCGGAGAAGCGGGGTGCGGAGCCCGGTGACGACCTGGTGTCGTTGATGGTCTCGGCCCAGACCCGCGGCGAACCGCTGACGTCCGACGAGATCGTCGGCACCTGCGTCCACCTGATGACCGCGGGCCACGAGACCACGACGAACGTGCTCAGCAAGTCCGTGCTGGCCCTGTCCTCCCGCCCGGCCGCACTGGCGGAACTGCGTTGCGGCGTGACCGCGGCGGCCGTCGAGGAGCTGGTCCGCTTCGACCCGCCCGTCCAGGCGGTCGGCCGGTGGGCGCACGAGGACGCGGTCGTCGCGGGCTTCCCCCTCCCGGCCGGCACCAAGGTGATGGTGCTGCTCGGCGCGGCGAACCGGGACCCCGCCCGCTTCCCCACCGGCGGCCGCAACACCGGCTTCGGCCTCGGCATCCACTACTGCCTCGGCGCCACCCTGGCCCGCGCCGAACTGGAGATCGGCCTCGGCCTCCTGCTGCCGGCGCTCGGCGAGTTCACAGTGGACAGCGTCAAGTTCCCGCACGACATCGTGTTCCACGGCCCGCACAGCGTTGTCGTGACCCGCGCGAACTGA
- a CDS encoding cold-shock protein, whose translation MATGTVKWFNAEKGFGFIEQDGGGADVFVHYSNIAAQGYRELQEGQKVSFEITQGQKGPQADNVVPA comes from the coding sequence ATGGCCACCGGAACTGTGAAGTGGTTCAACGCCGAAAAGGGTTTCGGCTTCATCGAGCAGGACGGCGGCGGCGCCGACGTCTTCGTTCACTACTCGAACATCGCCGCCCAGGGCTACCGTGAGCTCCAGGAGGGCCAGAAGGTCTCCTTCGAGATCACGCAGGGCCAGAAGGGCCCGCAGGCCGACAACGTCGTGCCCGCCTAG
- a CDS encoding TVP38/TMEM64 family protein — protein sequence MTSEKSPKRDLRAITLLVLVIALIVTAALVDLPEVAELRTSIQAMGGWAPLAFLAFGALGTPLFFPKPVLATASGLLFGVVTGAALAVVAFTAGALISFWVGRWLGREAVERRLGGRLRVLDEVFKANGLAATVVLRLLPVVPFAASNYGAGVTAVRPVSFGVGTAIGLVPTTVVAAFLGDAVLDLGSPRSVAAAAAWLVLAVTGVVWGGRLLRRAAVANS from the coding sequence ATGACCAGCGAGAAAAGCCCCAAGCGCGACCTGCGTGCGATCACGCTGCTGGTGCTGGTCATCGCGCTGATCGTCACCGCCGCCCTGGTCGACCTGCCCGAAGTGGCCGAACTGCGGACCTCGATCCAGGCGATGGGCGGATGGGCGCCGCTCGCGTTCCTGGCGTTCGGCGCACTCGGCACGCCGCTGTTCTTCCCCAAACCCGTGCTGGCCACGGCATCCGGCCTGCTGTTCGGTGTCGTCACCGGCGCGGCGCTCGCGGTCGTCGCCTTCACGGCGGGCGCGTTGATCTCGTTCTGGGTGGGCCGGTGGCTGGGGCGTGAGGCCGTCGAGCGCAGGCTGGGTGGGCGGTTGCGGGTGCTGGACGAGGTGTTCAAGGCCAACGGGCTCGCGGCCACGGTCGTGTTGCGGTTGTTGCCCGTCGTGCCGTTCGCGGCGTCGAACTACGGTGCGGGCGTCACGGCGGTGCGGCCCGTGTCGTTCGGGGTGGGGACCGCGATCGGGCTGGTTCCGACGACGGTGGTGGCCGCGTTCCTCGGTGATGCCGTGCTCGACCTCGGTTCGCCGCGGTCGGTCGCGGCCGCCGCGGCCTGGCTGGTGCTGGCGGTGACCGGGGTGGTGTGGGGTGGCAGGTTGCTCCGGCGGGCGGCTGTCGCGAACAGCTGA